One window of the Pyrus communis chromosome 17, drPyrComm1.1, whole genome shotgun sequence genome contains the following:
- the LOC137722952 gene encoding probable inactive ATP-dependent zinc metalloprotease FTSHI 5, chloroplastic codes for MDSVLALRPLPSCFAPSRNPRFSSFAANRRIKIQTFASKFPKTPRIPLSIPHNTRLFSLLEASRSVGSGEEERPALSAERIVRQVVLGLFCFVFGFAQLRVGRGVAVAAPLVSEAVLDKEEVNYEYSEYTRRLLETVGVLLKSVDEVRGGNGDVKLVEAAWKAVRGKKDELQDEILGRLHGELWELRREKEGLVKRSDEVVAEVVKVKRELEKLAGNAGEEKAEEMEERMEERLGSLEEEYNGIWEKVGEIEDRILRRETGALSYGVRELCFIERECEQLVQSFTRQMRRKNVESVPKDSVTKLSKSDIQKDLENAQRNNLEQMILPNVVEVDDPGPLFNSTDFAKRIKQVLKDSRELQKKTEAQIRKNMKKFGSEKRFLVKTPEDEVVKGFPEVELKWMFGDKEVVVPKAAGLHLFHGWKKWREDAKADLKRNLLEDVDFGKQYVAQRQELILLDRDRVVSKTWYNEEKNRWEMDPVAVPFSVSKKLVEHARIRHDWGAMYIALKGDDKEYYVDIKEFEILFEDFGGFDGLYMKMLACGIPTAVHLMWIPLSELDIRQQFLLPIRLSHQLFNALWKTRAVSYTRDWVLQKFKNINDDIMMTIVFPLVEIILPYSVRIQLGMAWPEEIDQAVASTWYLKWQSEAEMNHKSRRTDDIQWYFWFLVRSAIYGYVLFHLFRFMKRKIPRLLGYGPLRRDPNMRKLQRVKYYLNYRVRTIKGNKKAGVDPITRAFDQMKRVKNPPIPLKDFASIESMKEEINEVVAFLKNPGAFQEMGARAPRGVLIVGERGTGKTSLALAIAAQAKVPVVNIKAQELEAGLWVGQSASNVRELFQTARELAPVIIFVEDFDLFAGVRGKFIHTKNQDHEAFINQLLVELDGFEKQDGVVLMATTGNLKQIDEALQRPGRMDRVFHLQRPTQAEREKILHMAAKETMDSELIDFVDWRKVAEKTGLLRPIELKLVPASLEGSAFRSKFLDTDELLSYCSWFATFSTFIPEWARKTKIGKKLSKMLVNHLGLALTKEDLQSVVDLMEPYGQITNGIELLNPPLEWTRDTKFPHAVWAAGRGLIALLLPNFDVVDNIWLEPLSWQGIGCTKITKVKNEGSGSANSESRSYLEKKLVFCFGSHVASQMLLPFGEENFLSSSELTQSQEIATRMVIQYGWGPDDSPAIYYRTNASTALSMGNNHEYEMAAKVEKIYDLAYYKAQEMLHKNCRVLEKIVDELLEFEILTGKDLQRIFEENGGVREKEPFFLSGSHDREPLSGSFLEGGSVSGTALLSAAE; via the exons ATGGACTCCGTTCTTGCCCTCCGCCCCCTCCCCAGCTGCTTCGCGCCGTCCCGAAATCCCCGCTTCTCAAGTTTCGCCGCAAACCGCCGCATCAAAATCCAAACTTTCGCTTCGAAATTCCCGAAAACCCCCCGAATTCCACTATCGATTCCGCACAATACCCGCCTTTTTAGCCTTCTAGAAGCTTCCAGAAGTGTCGGCTCCGGGGAAGAAGAAAGGCCGGCTCTTTCCGCCGAACGCATTGTCAGGCAGGTAGTGTTGGGGCTGTTCTGCTTTGTTTTCGGGTTTGCGCAGCTTCGGGTGGGTCGGGGTGTTGCGGTCGCGGCGCCGCTGGTTTCGGAGGCGGTTTTGGATAAGGAGGAGGTGAATTATGAGTACTCGGAGTATACGAGGAGACTGTTGGAGACGGTGGGTGTGTTGCTGAAGAGTGTAGATGAGGTTAGAGGAGGAAATGGGGATGTGAAGCTCGTCGAGGCGGCATGGAAGGCAGTGAGGGGGAAGAAGGATGAGTTGCAGGACGAGATATTGGGTAGGCTCCATGGGGAGCTTTGGGAGTTGAGGAGGGAAAAGGAGGGGCTGGTGAAGCGGTCCGACGAGGTTGTGGCCGAGGTGGTGAAGgtgaagagggaattggagaagTTGGCAGGCAATGCGGGTGAGGAGAAGGCGGAGGAGATGGAGGAGAGGATGGAAGAGAGGCTGGGGAGTCTGGAGGAGGAGTATAATGGGATTTGGGAGAAGGTTGGAGAGATTGAGGATCGGATTTTGAGGCGAGAGACAGGGGCATTGAGTTATGGAGTGAGGGAACTTTGTTTTATTGAGAGGGAATGTGAGCAGTTGGTTCAGAGTTTTACCCGCCAAATGAGGAGGAAGAATGTTGAGAG TGTGCCAAAAGACTCGGTTACCAAGCTTTCTAAATCTGATATACAGAAAGACTTGGAAAATGCACAAAGAAACAATTTGGAGCAAATGATTCTGCCAAATGTTGTGGAAGTTGATGATCCGGGACCTCTCTTTAATTCGACAGATTTTGCTAAACGTATAAAACAAGTCCTTAAAGATTCAAGGGAGCTGCAAAAAAAGACTGAGGCTCAAATAAGGAAAAATATGAAGAAGTTCGGCAGCGAAAAGCGTTTTCTTGTAAAAACACCAGAGGATGAGGTGGTGAAGGGATTTCCGGAAGTTGAATTGAAGTGGATGTTTGGAGATAAGGAGGTTGTGGTTCCGAAAGCTGCTGGCCTCCATTTGTTCCATGGGTGGAAGAAGTGGCGTGAAGATGCTAAGGCAGACCTTAAAAGAAATCTATTAGAAGATGTTGATTTTGGTAAACAGTATGTGGCCCAGAGACAG GAACTTATTCTTCTGGACCGTGACAGGGTGGTGTCAAAGACGTGGTACAATGAGGAAAAGAATAGATGGGAAATGGATCCAGTAGCTGTTCCTTTCTCCGTGTCAAAGAAACTAGTGGAGCATGCCCGAATTAGGCATGATTGGGGTGCCATGTATATTGCACTCAAGGGCGACGACAAGGAATATTATGTTGACATTAAG GAATTTGAAATCCTATTTGAAGATTTTGGAGGGTTTGATGGGCTGTACATGAAAATGCTTGCCTGTGGTATTCCAACTGCTGTTCACCTGATGTGGATTCCTCTTTCTGAGTTGGATATCCGTCAACAATTTCTCTTGCCCATAAGGCTTTCTCATCAATTGTTTAATGCGTTGTGGAAGACTAGAGCAGTATCGTATACAAGAGATTGGGTTCTTCAGaagttcaaaaatataaatgacGACATAATGATGACAATAGTTTTTCCTCTTGTGGAGATTATACTACCCTATTCT gTAAGAATACAGTTGGGGATGGCATGGCCTGAGGAAATTGATCAAGCTGTTGCCTCAACATGGTACTTGAAATGGCAATCTGAGGCAGAAATGAATCATAAATCGAGAAGAACGGATGACATCCAATGGTATTTTTGGTTTCTCGTTAGAAGCGCCATATATGGATATGTTTTATTTCATCTCTTTCGTTTTATGAAGAGAAAAATTCCCAGACTTCTTGGTTACGGGCCATTACGCAGAGATCCAAACATGCGGAAATTGCAGAGAGTG AAATATTATCTTAATTACCGCGTGAGGACAATTAAAGGTAACAAAAAGGCTGGTGTTGATCCTATAACAAGGGCTTTCGACCAAATGAAG AGGGTGAAGAATCCACCAATACCGTTGAAGGACTTCGCCAGTATTGAATCCATGAAAGAGGAAATTAACGAAGTTGTGGCATTTCTGAAAAATCCTGGTGCATTTCAAGAAATGGGTGCCCGTGCACCTCGG GGGGTTCTGATTGTAGGGGAGAGGGGAACAGGAAAGACATCTCTAGCACTGGCAATAGCTGCTCAAGCTAAGGTGCCTGTTGTTAACATTAAAGCTCAAGAGTTGGAGGCTGGACTGTGGGTTGGGCAAAGTGCATCAAATGTTAGGGAGCTGTTTCAAACAGCGAGAGAACTG GCACCTGTAATCATATTTGTGGAGGATTTTGACCTCTTTGCTGGTGTACGTGGAAAATTTATCCACACTAAAAATCAGGATCACGAGGCTTTTATTAATCAACTGCTTGTGGAACTTGACGG gtttgagaaacaagatgggGTTGTATTGATGGCTACTACTGGTAATCTCAAGCAAATTGATGAGGCCTTACAGCGCCCTGGTCGCATGGATAGAGTATTTCATCTTCAAAGGCCAACTCAAGCAGAAAGGGAGAAGATATTACATATGGCTGCAAAAGAAACAATGGATAGTGAACTAATTGATTTTGTAGACTGGAGAAAG GTTGCTGAAAAGACAGGTCTTTTGCGACCTATCGAATTAAAGCTGGTGCCTGCATCCTTGGAAGGTAGCGCTTTTAGGAGCAAGTTTCTTGATACTGATGAACTTCTGAGCTACTGTAGTTGGTTTGCG ACTTTCAGCACTTTCATTCCTGAATGGGCGAGGAAAACCAAAATTGGCAAAAAGCTAAGCAAAATGCTGGTGAATCATCTAGGGCTAGCATTGACTAAAGAGGATCTGCAGAGTGTGGTTGATCTGATGGAGCCATATGGTCAGATAACCAATGGAATCGAACTTCTAAACCCTCCTCTTGAG TGGACAAGGGATACCAAGTTCCCACATGCTGTTTGGGCTGCTGGTCGTGGTCTCATTGCCCTTCTATTGCCAAACTTTGATGTTGTCGATAATATATGGCTGGAGCCATTGTCTTGGCAG GGAATCGGATGCACAAAAATAACCAAGGTGAAAAATGAAGGGTCCGGGAGCGCGAATTCTGAATCAAGATCATATCTTGAAAAGAAGCTTGTGTTTTGTTTCGGTTCACATGTTGCATCACAAATGCTACTGCCTTTTGGGGAAGAgaactttctttcttcttcagaGTTGACGCAGTCACAGGAG ATAGCTACACGGATGGTCATTCAGTATGGTTGGGGGCCTGATGATAGTCCGGCAATATATTATCGCACTAATGCG TCTACTGCTTTAAGCATGGGGAACAACCATGAGTATGAGATGGCAGCTAAAGTTGAAAAG ATATACGATTTAGCATATTATAAAGCGCAAGAAATGCTTCACAAAAATTGTCGAGTTCTTGAAAAGATAGTTGACGAGTTGCTTGAGTTTGAAATCTTGACTGGAAAG GATTTGCAAagaatttttgaagaaaatggcGGTGTTCGGGAAAAAGAGCCCTTTTTCCTTTCTGGATCTCATGATAGGGAG CCACTGTCTGGCAGCTTTCTCGAAGGTGGGAGTGTATCAGGAACAGCTCTTTTAAGCGCAGCAGAATAG
- the LOC137722953 gene encoding leucine-rich repeat receptor-like protein kinase PXL1: MSTLLVFFYCFAATTLVFAQTAQNVEWSTLLSIKASLVDPTGGLNDWKMPSNAVEGGSPHCNWTGVWCNSKGFVEKLDISNMNLSGHVSDHIQGLRSLSILNISCNAFETSLPRMITNLTSLKSIDVSQNNFVGEFPTGFGRASGLTSVNASSNNFSGFLPDDLGYATSLEILDFRGSFFEGSIPTSYKNLQKLKFIGLSGNNLTGNLPRELGQLSSLETMILGYNTFEGEIPAEFGNLTNLQYLDLAVGSLSGQIPPELSRLQKLTTVYLYKNNFKGKIPPDFGNITSLAFLDLSDNQISGEIPAELAQLTNLQLLNLMCNKLTGSVPANLGELTKLEILELWKNSLTGPLPTNLGRNSPLQWLDVSSNSLSGDLPPGLCDSGNLTKLILFNNSFSGPIPVGLSICLSLVRVRMQNNLISGSIPVGLGNLPILQRLELAKNNLTGQIPVDITMSASLSFFDVSWNRLESSLPSSILSLPNLQTFMASNNNLQGKLPDQFQDCPSLSVLDISNNHISGKIPESIASCEKLVNLNLRNNQFNGEIPQSIATMPTLSVLDLSNNSLVGQIPESFGSSPALEMLNLSYNRLEGPVPANGILMTLNPNDLVGNAGLCGGILPPCPHSLAATAAPTRNMHIKHILTGFIVGISVILTVGIAFLAGRWMYRKWYLYNSFDSWFNRTNQEWPWRLVAFQRINFTSADILACIQESNIIGMGGSGVVYKAEIHRPHSVVAVKKLWTPGTDVESGDDLFGEVNLLGRLRHRNIVRLLGYLHNESDVVMIYEFMPNGNLGTALHGNQAGKLLVDWVSRYNIAVGVAQGLNYLHHDCQPPVIHRDIKSNNILLDANLDARVADFGLARMMIHKNETVSMVAGSYGYIAPEYGYALKVDEKTDIYSYGVVLLELITGKMPVDPAFGESVDIVEWVRRKMRSKRALEETLDPSIAGECKHVQEEMLLVLRIALLCTAKLPKDRPSMRDIITMLGEAKPRRKSICESRSQKIGKEKPIFSTSPVMGLL, encoded by the exons ATGTCAACCCTCTTGGTGTTCTTCTACTGCTTCGCTGCCACCACTCTTGTTTTTGCTCAAACTGCGCAGAATGTGGAGTGGTCGACCTTACTTTCGATCAAAGCTAGTCTCGTTGATCCAACCGGCGGCCTCAATGATTGGAAAATGCCGAGCAACGCAGTTGAGGGAGGTTCGCCACATTGCAACTGGACCGGAGTTTGGTGCAACTCAAAAGGGTTCGTAGAGAAACTGGACATCTCCAACATGAACCTCAGCGGCCATGTTTCCGATCACATTCAAGGCTTGCGCAGTCTTTCGATCCTCAACATATCTTGCAACGCATTTGAAACATCGTTGCCAAGGATGATAACCAATCTTACGTCGCTGAAGAGCATTGACGTGAGCCAAAACAACTTTGTTGGCGAGTTTCCAACGGGTTTCGGAAGGGCTTCAGGACTCACATCAGTCAATGCATCAAGCAACAACTTCTCAGGATTTCTTCCGGATGATCTTGGATACGCAACATCCCTCGAAATCCTAGATTtcagagggagcttctttgaaGGTTCGATCCCTACATCTTACAAGAACCTGCAGAAGCTGAAGTTTATTGGCCTATCCGGCAACAATCTCACCGGAAACCTTCCAAGAGAACTCGGGCAGCTTTCATCACTAGAGACTATGATTCTCGGATACAACACTTTTGAAGGCGAAATCCCAGCAGAGTTTGGCAACCTCACCAATCTTCAGTATCTTGACTTGGCAGTTGGCAGTCTCAGCGGCCAAATTCCACCTGAATTGAGTAGACTGCAAAAACTCACCACAGTTTATTTGtacaaaaacaatttcaaaggAAAAATCCCACCAGATTTCGGTAACATTACATCGCTAGCGTTCTTGGATCTCTCCGATAATCAGATTTCCGGAGAGATTCCTGCAGAGCTTGCACAATTGACGAATCTGCAGCTTCTGAACTTAATGTGCAATAAGCTCACAGGTTCAGTTCCTGCCAACCTCGGTGAGTTAACCAAGTTAGAGATACTTGAGCTGTGGAAGAACTCGTTGACAGGTCCTCTTCCAACAAACCTCGGAAGGAATTCCCCGTTGCAATGGTTAGACGTGTCATCGAACTCATTGTCGGGCGATCTCCCACCAGGTTTGTGTGATTCCGGCAATCTCACTAAACTCATCCTGTTCAACAACTCCTTCTCCGGACCAATCCCAGTAGGGCTTTCGATATGTTTGTCATTGGTTCGTGTTCGTATGCAAAACAATCTTATTTCGGGATCCATTCCAGTTGGTCTGGGAAATCTTCCAATTCTTCAGAGGCTAGAATTGGCCAAAAACAATCTTACTGGCCAAATTCCTGTTGATATTACTATGTCTGCGTCTCTTTCCTTCTTCGATGTCTCTTGGAACCGCCTCGAATCATCTCTTCCTTCGAGTATCCTTTCGCTTCCTAATCTTCAAACCTTCATGGCTTCCAATAACAACTTGCAAGGCAAGCTACCGGACCAGTTCCAAGACTGTCCGTCACTCTCAGTCCTCGACATTTCAAACAACCACATCTCCGGAAAAATTCCAGAGAGCATAGCTTCTTGCGAGAAGCTGGTAAACCTGAACCTCAGAAACAACCAGTTCAACGGGGAAATCCCTCAATCAATAGCGACAATGCCTACATTGTCAGTTCTCGACCTGTCCAACAATTCTTTGGTAGGTCAAATCCCGGAAAGTTTTGGAAGCTCACCAGCCTTGGAGATGCTTAACTTGTCTTACAACAGGCTTGAAGGTCCGGTACCTGCAAATGGTATCCTAAtgaccctaaaccctaatgaTCTCGTAGGCAATGCCGGTCTTTGCGGAGGCATACTTCCACCATGCCCTCACAGTTTAGCCGCGACAGCAGCTCCTACTCGAAACATGCACATCAAACACATCCTTACTGGATTCATCGTTGGAATCTCAGTAATTTTGACTGTGGGAATCGCGTTTCTCGCAGGGAGATGGATGTATCGGAAATGGTACTTGTATAACAGCTTCGACAGTTGGTTTAACAGGACCAATCAAGAGTGGCCTTGGAGGTTAGTGGCATTTCAGAGAATTAACTTCACAAGTGCTGACATTCTGGCTTGCATACAAGAATCGAATATCATTGGCATGGGCGGGAGCGGAGTTGTTTACAAGGCCGAAATCCATCGACCCCATTCGGTTGTAGCAGTTAAGAAGCTATGGACACCGGGGACAGACGTTGAAAGTGGTGATGATCTGTTTGGTGAAGTGAACCTCCTCGGCAGGCTCCGGCATAGAAATATTGTTCGGTTGCTAGGGTACCTTCATAACGAAAGCGACGTTGTGATGATATACGAGTTCATGCCGAACGGGAACCTCGGGACTGCATTGCATGGAAATCAAGCCGGAAAGTTGTTGGTCGACTGGGTTTCGAGGTATAACATAGCAGTGGGTGTTGCACAAGGTCTGAACTATCTCCACCACGACTGTCAGCCGCCAGTTATTCACCGAGATATCAAATCGAACAACATTTTGCTGGATGCAAACCTTGACGCCAGAGTGGCGGATTTCGGGCTAGCAAGGATGATGATCCACAAGAACGAGACAGTTTCAATGGTGGCGGGATCTTACGGTTACATTGCACCTG AATACGGATACGCATTGAAGGTAGATGAAAAGACTGACATCTACAGCTACGGCGTAGTTCTGTTAGAGCTTATAACCGGAAAGATGCCAGTAGACCCTGCGTTCGGGGAATCTGTGGATATCGTGGAGTGGGTTCGAAGGAAGATGAGGAGCAAGAGAGCCTTAGAAGAAACACTGGATCCTAGCATAGCCGGTGAATGCAAGCATGTTCAGGAAGAAATGCTTCTTGTCCTCCGAATCGCGCTTCTCTGTACGGCAAAACTCCCGAAAGACAGGCCGTCCATGAGAGACATAATAACAATGCTCGGAGAGGCGAAACCGAGGAGGAAAAGCATTTGTGAGAGTAGAAGCCAGAAAATTGGCAAGGAGAAGCCTATATTCAGCACCTCACCAGTCATGGGTCTTCTGTAG